The DNA sequence GTCCCGGGTCGAGGCCGGCTCCACCTTCGCCGACGCCCTGGCCGAGCACCCCAAGGTCTTCGACGAGCTCTTCACCCAGCTGGTCCGGGCCGGCGAGATCGGCGGCATCCTCGACACCATCCTGCAGCGGCTCGGCGCCTACATCGAGAAGAACGAGAAGCTGAAGCGGCGCGTCAAGGGCGCCATGGTCTACCCGGTCATCGTGCTCAGCGTGGCGGTGGGCGTGGTGCTGGTGCTCATCGCCTACGTGGTGCCGACCTTCGAGAAGATGTTCAAGGACATGGGCGGCTCGCTGCCGGCGCCGACCCAGATCCTCATCGACATCTCGCACGGCTTCCGCAACAACTGGTACCTCATCATCGGGATCCCGACCGCGCTCTTCATCGGCTTCAAGGCCTGGATCTCCCGGGGGCGCGGGCAGGAGCTGTGGCACGGCTTCGTGCTCAAGACGCCCATGTTCGGGCCGCTCATCCGCAAGGTGGCGGTGGCCCGCTTCACCCGCACCCTCGGCACCATGCTCTCCTCGGGCGTGCCCATCCTGGACGCGCTGGAGATCGTGGCCAAGTCGGCCGGCAACAAGACCATCGAGCACGCCATCCTCTACGTGCGGGCCAAGATCTCGGAGGGCAAGAACATCGCCGGCCCGCTGGCCGAGACCAAGGTCTTCCCGCCCATGGTGGTGCAGATGATCGGCGTGGGCGAGGCCACCGGCGCCATGGACCAGATGCTCGGCAAGATCGCCGACTTCTACGACGACGAGGTGGACGTGGCGGTGCAGTCGCTCACCAGCGCCATCGAGCCGCTCATGATGGTCTTCCTGGGCGGCACCGTCGGCTACTTCATGATCGCCATGTACCTGCCCATCTTCACCATGGCCGGGAACATCAAGTAGGCATGGCGGAGACGGCCGGCGCCCCGGCGGACCCGGCGCTCCACAAGAAGCTGGTCTGGCTCACCTTCTTCCGCCTGGTCTCGGTCACCGTGCTGCTGGTCGGCACGGTGGCGGTCTCCTGGAACGTCGCCGAGGAGAAGGCCTCGTTCACCGGGCCGCTCTACGGCCTGGTCATCGGCACCTACCTGGCGGCCCTGGCCTCGGCCTGGTGGCTGCGCCTGGGCCGGGCGCTGCGCCCGCTGGCCTACGCCCAGATCGCCTTCGACGTGGCCACCGCGGCGGCGGTGGTGGGCTTCACCGGCTGGGCCGAGAGCGTCTTCGTCTTCATGTTCTCGCTGGCCATCGTCAACGGCGCCATCCTGCTCTACCGGCGCGGCGCGCTGATCGCCCTGCTGCTGGCCCTGCTCACCTACCTGGGGCTGGAGCTCTTGCTGGCCCGCGCCGCCGGGGCGCCCCCCTGGCCGCTGCTCTTCGTGCACGCCGGCGCCTTCGCGGCCACCGCCGCCCTGGCCGGCTACCTGGCCGAGCAGCTGCGCCACACCGGCGAGCGGCTGGCCGAGCGCGAGAGCGACCTGGCCGCCATCACCGCCCTGCACGAGTCCATCGTGCAGTCGGTGACCAGCGGGTTGGTGACCCTGGACGTGGCCGGGCGGGTCACCTTCCTCAACCGGGCCGGTGAGCAGATCATGGGGCTCGGCCGGCGCGAGGTGGTGGGCCAGCCGGCGGCGCGCTGGTTCGCGGCCTTCCGCACCGACACCGCCCGCGGCGAGACCGACCTGGTCGCCGCCGGCGGCGCGGCGCTGCGGCTGGGCTACTCCACCTTCCCGCTCCTGGGGCGGAGCGGCCGGGCGCTCGGCACGGCCGTCATCTTCCAGGACCTGACCGAGCTCCGGGCCATGGAGGTCAGGCTGGGGCGCTCCGAGCGGCTGGCCGACCTGGGGCAGCTGGCGGCCGGCCTGGCCCACGAGCTGCGCAACCCGCTGGCCTCCATGATGGGCTCGGTCGAGCTGCTGCGCGCCTCCAGCCTGGGCGAGGACGACCGCCGCCTGCTCGACATCGTGCTGCGCGAGGGCGGCCGGCTGGCCCAGCTGGTCACCGAGTTCCTGGCCTTCGCCCGCCCCACCCCGCCGCGGCGCGAGCCGGTGGACCTGGCGGCCCTGGCGGCCGAGACCCTGGAGGCCTTCACCTTCGACCCGGCCGCGGCCGGGCTGGAGCTGGCGCGGCGCCTCGAGCCGGCCACCACCCGCGGCGACGCCGACCAGCTCCGCCAGGTGCTGTGGAACCTGCTGGTCAACGCCGCCCAGGCGCTGGGGGCGGGGTCGGCCGGCGGCGGGCGCGGCCGCATCGAGGTGGCCTGCGGGCCCGCCCCGGGCGGCGGGGCGCTGCTCTCGGTGGCCGACGACGGCCCGGGCATCGACCCGGAGGACCGGCCCCGCCTCTTCACCCCCTTCTTCACCACCAAGCCGGAGGGCACCGGCCTCGGGCTGGCCACCATCCACCGCATCGTGGACGCCCACGGCGGGGCCGTGGCGGTGGAGGGCGAGCCGGGGCGCGGCGCGCGCTTCACGGTGCGCCTGCCCGGCGCGGCCGGGCCGGCCCCGGGGTAGGATGCCGCACCCATGGCCTCCATCCTCGTGGTCGACGACGAGCAGTCGATGCGGGAGTTCCTCGAGATCCTGCTGAAGAAGCGCGGGCACCTGGTCTCCACCGCCGCCGACGAGGCCGGCGCGCTGGCGCGCCTGTCGCAGGGCGACCTGGACCTGGTCATCACCGACCTCCGGCTGGGGCGCGGCTCCGGCCTGGAGGTGCTCAGGGCCGTCAAGGCCGAGCTGCCCGCCACCGAGGTGGTCATGGTGACGGCCTTCGCCACCACCGAGAACGCCATCCAGGCCATGAAGCTGGGGGCCTACGACTACGTCCAGAAGCCCTTCAAGGTGGACGAGCTGTCGCTGGTGGTGGAGAAGGCGCTGGAGCACCGCGCCCTGGTGGCGGAGAACCGGGTGCTGCGCCACCACCTGGGCGCGCCCGGCGACCGCCAGCTGATCGGCACCTCGCCGGCCATCGAGGAGGTGCGCCGCCTGGTCGACAAGGTGGCGCCGGCCCGCACCACCATCCTGGTGACCGGGGAGAGCGGCACCGGCAAGGAGGTGGTGGCGCGCGCCATCCACGACCGCGGCGGGCGGGCCGACGCGCCCTTCGTGGCCATCAACTGCGGGGCCATCCCGGAGGGGCTCATCGAGTCGGAGCTCTTCGGCCACGAGAAGGGGAGCTTCACCGGGGCCAGCGAGGCGCGCAGCGGCCTCTTCGAGGTGGCCGGGGCCGGCACCCTGTTCCTCGACGAGGTGGGCGAGCTGCCGCCGCCGGTGCAGGTCAAGCTCCTGCGGGCCCTGCAGGAGCGCAAGATCCGCCGGGTGGGCGGCACCCGCGACCTGGCGGTGGCCGCCCGCATCGTGGCCGCCACCAACCGCGACCTGGCCGCCGAGGTGAAGGCCGGGCGCTTCCGCGAGGACCTCTTCTACCGGCTCAACGTCATCCAGCTCCGCCTGCCGCCGCTGCGCGAGCGGCGCCAGGACCTGCCGCTCTTCCTGGCCCACTTCCTCACCCGGGTGGCCGAGGAGCAGGGCTGCCCCGAGCCGCGCCTCTCGCCCGAGGCCGAGCGCATCCTGCTCGGCTGGGACTACCCCGGCAACGTGCGCGAGCTGGCCAACGTGGTGGAGCGGATGGTGACCCTGGCCGAGGGGCCGGTCATCGGCCCCGCGGTGCTGCCGCCCACCATGCGCGGCCCGGCCGGCGCCGTGGCGGGCGCGCCCGACCAGCCGGCCCCGCTGCCGGAGGCCGGCCTCGACCTGCAGGCCCACCTCGACGAGGTGGAGCGGTCCATCCTGGAGCAGGCGCTGGCCCGCACCGGCGGCGTCAAGACCGAGGCGGCCCGCCTGCTCAGCCTCACCTTCCGGTCGCTGCGCTACCGGCTGGCCAAGTTCGGC is a window from the Anaeromyxobacter sp. genome containing:
- a CDS encoding PAS domain-containing protein, producing the protein MAETAGAPADPALHKKLVWLTFFRLVSVTVLLVGTVAVSWNVAEEKASFTGPLYGLVIGTYLAALASAWWLRLGRALRPLAYAQIAFDVATAAAVVGFTGWAESVFVFMFSLAIVNGAILLYRRGALIALLLALLTYLGLELLLARAAGAPPWPLLFVHAGAFAATAALAGYLAEQLRHTGERLAERESDLAAITALHESIVQSVTSGLVTLDVAGRVTFLNRAGEQIMGLGRREVVGQPAARWFAAFRTDTARGETDLVAAGGAALRLGYSTFPLLGRSGRALGTAVIFQDLTELRAMEVRLGRSERLADLGQLAAGLAHELRNPLASMMGSVELLRASSLGEDDRRLLDIVLREGGRLAQLVTEFLAFARPTPPRREPVDLAALAAETLEAFTFDPAAAGLELARRLEPATTRGDADQLRQVLWNLLVNAAQALGAGSAGGGRGRIEVACGPAPGGGALLSVADDGPGIDPEDRPRLFTPFFTTKPEGTGLGLATIHRIVDAHGGAVAVEGEPGRGARFTVRLPGAAGPAPG
- a CDS encoding sigma-54-dependent Fis family transcriptional regulator gives rise to the protein MASILVVDDEQSMREFLEILLKKRGHLVSTAADEAGALARLSQGDLDLVITDLRLGRGSGLEVLRAVKAELPATEVVMVTAFATTENAIQAMKLGAYDYVQKPFKVDELSLVVEKALEHRALVAENRVLRHHLGAPGDRQLIGTSPAIEEVRRLVDKVAPARTTILVTGESGTGKEVVARAIHDRGGRADAPFVAINCGAIPEGLIESELFGHEKGSFTGASEARSGLFEVAGAGTLFLDEVGELPPPVQVKLLRALQERKIRRVGGTRDLAVAARIVAATNRDLAAEVKAGRFREDLFYRLNVIQLRLPPLRERRQDLPLFLAHFLTRVAEEQGCPEPRLSPEAERILLGWDYPGNVRELANVVERMVTLAEGPVIGPAVLPPTMRGPAGAVAGAPDQPAPLPEAGLDLQAHLDEVERSILEQALARTGGVKTEAARLLSLTFRSLRYRLAKFGIGGEGPAPQP
- a CDS encoding type II secretion system F family protein, which gives rise to MAQAAAATQKTKPAQVVVKKTPVWKWSGKTKQGEVKSGEIEAQDAAAVEQRLRQMGIEPVKVKKKPKELHLKIPGMGGVGTKDILIFTRQFSVMIDAGLPLVQALDIIGTQNDNPAFRSVLLAIKSRVEAGSTFADALAEHPKVFDELFTQLVRAGEIGGILDTILQRLGAYIEKNEKLKRRVKGAMVYPVIVLSVAVGVVLVLIAYVVPTFEKMFKDMGGSLPAPTQILIDISHGFRNNWYLIIGIPTALFIGFKAWISRGRGQELWHGFVLKTPMFGPLIRKVAVARFTRTLGTMLSSGVPILDALEIVAKSAGNKTIEHAILYVRAKISEGKNIAGPLAETKVFPPMVVQMIGVGEATGAMDQMLGKIADFYDDEVDVAVQSLTSAIEPLMMVFLGGTVGYFMIAMYLPIFTMAGNIK